A genomic region of Ammospiza nelsoni isolate bAmmNel1 chromosome 3, bAmmNel1.pri, whole genome shotgun sequence contains the following coding sequences:
- the SAYSD1 gene encoding SAYSvFN domain-containing protein 1: MAATVERRLAEFRAARRSAAAAPRPAEPPGKAAAPEAAEGPRAAAEGPGGGAQVRPGAAAAPVWARPLLLKVLLWAVLLALFVELELGLPYFVLSLLYWMYAGTRGPAERRPGELSAYSVFNPGCAAIAGTLTAEQLERELHYRPAAGS, encoded by the exons ATGGCGGCCACCGTGGAGCGGCGCCTCGCCGAGTTCCGTGCCGCCCGCCGCAGCGCTGCCGCCGCTCCGCGCCCAGCCGAGCCGCCGGGAAAGGCCGCGGCTCCGGAGGCCGCCGAGGGACCGCGGGCAGCCGCGGAGGGCCCGGGCGGCGGCGCCCAG GTCCGGCCCGGCGCGGCGGCCGCTCCGGTGTGGGCGCGTCCGCTGCTgctgaaggtgctgctgtgggccGTGCTGCTGGCGCTGTTCGTGGAGCTGGAGCTCGGGCTGCCCTACTTCGTCCTCTCCCTGCTCTACTGGATGTACGCCGGCAcccgcggccccgccgagcGGCGGCCCGGCGAGCTCAGCGCCTACTCTGTCTTCAACCCCGGCTGCGCCGCCATCGCCGGGACGCTGACGGCCGAGCAGCTGGAGCGGGAGCTGCACTACCGGCCCGCCGCGGGCAGCTag